The Streptomyces sp. NBC_01439 genome contains the following window.
CCACAGGGCGAGCGCCTCCCACGGTGACACATTGATCTCATAGGCCAGTTCGCCGGAGAAGCTGATCCGGCACACCCGGGCCTCGACGCCCGCGACGGTCGTGTCCCGCCACGCCATGAACGGGAAGCTGTCGTTGTCCACCGCCAGTGCCGGCGCGAGCGTCCCCAGCACCTCGCGGGAGCGGGGGCCAACCAGGGCGGCAGTGGCCCACTGTTCCGTGACGGAGGTGCAGTGGACGCGCAGCTCGGGCCATTCGGTCTGCAGCCATTCCTCCATCCAGTCCAGTACGGCGGCCGCGTTGCCCGTCGTGGTGGTGATCAGGAAGCGGTCCGGTGCGAGGCGGATGACGGTGCCGTCGTCGAAGATCATGCCGTCCAGGTGGCACATGACGCCGTAGCGGATCATGCCGACCTTCAGGTTGCTCATCACGTTGGTGTAGAGCCGGTCGAGGAAGACGGCGGCGTCCGGGCCCTGTACGTCGATCTTGCCGAGGGTGGAGGCGTCCATGAAGGCGACGCCCTCCCGGGCCGCGGCGCTCTCGCGCAGCACGGCCGTCTCCATGTCCTCGCCGTCCTGTGGGTAGTACCAGGGCCGCTTCCACTGGCCGACGTTCTCGAACAGGGCGCCGTGCACGATGTGCCAGTCGTGCAGAGCGGTCGTACGGATCGGGTCGTGCAGTGAGCCGCGGTCGCGGCCCGCGAGCGTGGCGAAGGAGACCGGCGTGTAGGGCGGGCGGAACGTCGTCGTGCCGAGGGCCGAGACGTCCACACCGAGCAGTTCGGCGACGACGCCGCTCGCCAGGACCCCGGAGGTCTTGCCCTGGTCGTTGGCGGTGCCGGCCGTGGTGTAGCGCTTGGTGTGCTCGACCGAGCGCAGGCCGGCGCCGGTCGCGCGGATCAGGTCGTCGGCGGTGACGTCGCGCTGGAGGTCTACGAAACGGGGTGCACCGGCGGCTCCCGGCACGAGGAAGACCAGCATGGCGGGCGAGTGCGGTTCGACGGTCACCTCGGGGAGGCGGGGCGCCTCGCACGTGTAGCCCTCGGCCTCGATCGCTCGGGCACCGGCGGCCGCGCCCTGCGCGAGGACCCCGGCCAGGTCGAGGACGCCGTTCGCGCTGCCGGCGACCTCGACGGCCTGGCGGCAGGTGTCGGGAACGAAGGAGCCGAGGGTGTCGTCGTAGCGCAGCTTGCCGCCAGCCTGACTGAACAGGTGGGCGACGGGGTTCCAGCCGCCGGAGACCAGCAGCAGGTCGACGGCGAACTCCCGCGTCCCTGCGGACTCGCCGTACGGGGCGGCCGTCACGGCAGTGAGCCGCGGGGCGCCTTCGGTGGCGACGACGGCGTGTCCGGTCAGCACCTCGATACCGGCCTCGCGGGCTCGGCGCGCCCACTCCCCCGGATCGGGTCGGGTGTCGACGATCACAGCGACCTCCACGCCCGTCGCCGCGAGATCCAGCGCGGCGGCGTAGGCGCTGTCGTTGGTGGTGAAGACGACGGCGCGGCGGCCGGGCAGGACGCCGTATCGGTTGATGTAGGCGCGGGCCGCGGCCGCGAGCATCACTCCGGGGCGGTCGTTGTCCGCGAAGGCCAGTGAGCGCTCGTGGGCGCCGGTCGCGAGTACGACGCGACGTGCTCGGATGCGCCAGACGCGCTCTCGGGAGAGGTGCTCGGGGGCGAGTGCGCCGAGGTGGTTCGTGCGGCGCTCGACGGCGAGGAGGTGGTTGTCGTCGTAGTGGCCGAAGACCGTGGTACGGCGGAGTACGCGCACCTCGGGTGCCGTGTCGAGCTGCTGACCCGACTCCTGTACCCAGTTGTGGAGTTGAGCTGTGTCCAGCAGGCTGCCGCCCAACTCGGGCCGGTCGTCGGCGAGGATGACGCGCGCTCCGCTGCGGGCGGCGGCCGTCGCGGCGGCGAGACCGGCCGGGCCGGCGCCTACGACAAGCAGGTCGCAGTGGGCGTGGACGGCGTCGTAGCGGGCCGGGTCCGGCTCGGTGGCGAGGCGTCCCTGGCCGGGCAGGCTGCTCGCCACCAGGCCGTCGTACAGCTCCACGGTCGTCGCGGGCAGCATCGGCTCGGGGAACGGGGCCTCGATCTGGATGACGGCGTTGGGCTCCTCGACTCCGGCCGAGAAGATGCCACGCGGGCGGCCGAGCTTGATACTCGTGCCGGCCTGGATGACGCCGTTGGCCAGGAGGGCGGAGGCGAGGGTGTCGCCTTCGTAACCCTGGTATTCGGTGCCGTCGAAGGTGAAAGTCAAGGGGCGGTCGCGGTTGATGCGGCCGCCGGTCAGGAGGCGGAAGCCGGTTGCCGGTACCGCCGCTGGGGACTCCGCCCCCGGACCCCCGTTCGGCCCTGAAGGGGCCTCGTCCCCAAACCCCGGACGGGCTGATGGTGCCGGCCGTGGCGGAGAAGGCACCGGACGCTCACTGACCGCCGGGCACTCCTCCCCCGACCGGTACACGGAGAGAACCTCGTTCGTCGACGTGTCCCGCACCGCGTTGAACCACCGTCGGCAGCCCGCCGCATGGCTCCAGCGCTCGGCGAAGGGACCCTTCGGGTTGTCGCGGAAGAACAGATACCGGGCCCACTCCTCGTCGGTCAGGTCTGCGGATTGCTCCGGATACGGCACATGGGCCTGGCCGCCGTAGTGGAACTCGGCTTCGTCACGGGGCCCGCACCAGGGGCAGGGGATCAGCAGCATGGTTG
Protein-coding sequences here:
- a CDS encoding sarcosine oxidase subunit delta family protein — its product is MLLIPCPWCGPRDEAEFHYGGQAHVPYPEQSADLTDEEWARYLFFRDNPKGPFAERWSHAAGCRRWFNAVRDTSTNEVLSVYRSGEECPAVSERPVPSPPRPAPSARPGFGDEAPSGPNGGPGAESPAAVPATGFRLLTGGRINRDRPLTFTFDGTEYQGYEGDTLASALLANGVIQAGTSIKLGRPRGIFSAGVEEPNAVIQIEAPFPEPMLPATTVELYDGLVASSLPGQGRLATEPDPARYDAVHAHCDLLVVGAGPAGLAAATAAARSGARVILADDRPELGGSLLDTAQLHNWVQESGQQLDTAPEVRVLRRTTVFGHYDDNHLLAVERRTNHLGALAPEHLSRERVWRIRARRVVLATGAHERSLAFADNDRPGVMLAAAARAYINRYGVLPGRRAVVFTTNDSAYAAALDLAATGVEVAVIVDTRPDPGEWARRAREAGIEVLTGHAVVATEGAPRLTAVTAAPYGESAGTREFAVDLLLVSGGWNPVAHLFSQAGGKLRYDDTLGSFVPDTCRQAVEVAGSANGVLDLAGVLAQGAAAGARAIEAEGYTCEAPRLPEVTVEPHSPAMLVFLVPGAAGAPRFVDLQRDVTADDLIRATGAGLRSVEHTKRYTTAGTANDQGKTSGVLASGVVAELLGVDVSALGTTTFRPPYTPVSFATLAGRDRGSLHDPIRTTALHDWHIVHGALFENVGQWKRPWYYPQDGEDMETAVLRESAAAREGVAFMDASTLGKIDVQGPDAAVFLDRLYTNVMSNLKVGMIRYGVMCHLDGMIFDDGTVIRLAPDRFLITTTTGNAAAVLDWMEEWLQTEWPELRVHCTSVTEQWATAALVGPRSREVLGTLAPALAVDNDSFPFMAWRDTTVAGVEARVCRISFSGELAYEINVSPWEALALWEALYEAGAPFGITPYGTETMHVLRAEKGYPIIGQDTDGTVTPHDLGMSWAVSKKKPDFIGKRSYARADAVRPDRKHLVGLLPEDPGAFLPEGTQLVADSVLPAPPVPMLGHVTSSYRSAALGRTFALALVKGGRDRIGERLYAPVGDHLVPVTVASPVLYDPEGARRDG